The sequence below is a genomic window from Bradyrhizobium barranii subsp. barranii.
GATGAAGCTTTGCTTGCGGAGTAGGGTGAATTGGGCGAGTAGGGCGTGTTTTCCGTGAAGAAGCCGTCCTCGCCGAGCGAGCCGAATACTTCATCCGTGGAGATATGCTGGAAGCGGAACCGCGCCCGCTTGTCCGGACACAGCGCCCTCCAGTAGCGTAGGGCTTCCTGGAGCAGTGTGAACGTTCCTACAATATTGGTTTGGATGAATTCGCCGGGGCCGTCGATCGAGCGGTCGACGTGGCTCTCTGCGGCAAGGTTCAACACAGCGTCGGGCTGATAGCGCTCGAACAGTCGGCGTACACCGGGCGCGTCGCAGATGCATTGCTTCTCGAAGGCGTAGTTCGTTTTCGTCGCGCCGGTCAGGGGAGAAAGGACCGCGGCGTAGGTGAGCTTGTCGAGGTTGACGACGCGTGCGTGGCTATTACGCAGGAGATGTCGTACGACCGCGGAGCCGATGAACCCGGCCCCACCCGTCACGAAGATGGTGATCCCCTTCAAACGCATGATCAATCTACTCCGTCTGCCGAATCAGTCTGCTCGGTGCGCGCGTGCGACAGATTGTAGATATTCGCCGTAGCTGCTCTTGGCGGTTTTCGCAGCCACCCGCTCGAACGATTGAATCGTAATGTAGCCCTGTCGCAAAGCGATTTCTTCTGGGCAGGCGATGCGCAGGCCCTGGCGTTGCTCGAGGATCTGGACGAAATGGCTGGCTTCGACGAGCGAGGAATGCGTACCGGTGTCGAGCCAGGCAAAGCCGCGACCGAGCACGTCCACGTAGAGATCGCCCCGTTCCATATAGACCTCGTTGACGTCCGTAATCTCGATCTCGCCACGAGCCGACGGCTTGATGCATGCGGCAATGTCGAGCACGTCGTTGTCGTAGAAGTAGAGGCCGGTCACTGCGACGTTGGACTTCGGCTGTTTCGGCTTCTCCTCTATCGAAAGCGCGCGGCCGGCCTGATCGAGCTCGACCACGCCATATTGCTCGGGTGTGTTGACGACATAACCGAATATGGTAGCGCCTTTATTGCGCAGGGATGCCTTAGTTAACATTCCCGGCAGGTTGTGCCCGTAGAAAATGTTATCACCTAACACAAGGGCGACCGGATCGTCGCCGATGAAATGCCGTCCGACTTTGAACGCGTCGGCAATTCCGCGCGGCGTCGCTTGCGTCGCGTAGGAGAAACGCAAACCGATTTCGCTGCCATCGCCGAGCAGGCGCTCGAAAAGCGCCTTGTCGTGCGGCGTGGAGATGATCAAGATTTCCCTAATTCCGCCCAGCATTAGCGTGGAGAGCGGATAGTAGATCATAGGTTTATCGAAGACCGGCAGAAGTTGCTTCGAAACGACGGTCGTCACGGGATAGAGGCGAGAGCCGGTGCCGCCTGCGAGAATGATGCCTTTCATTGCTCCTCACAGTTTACTTATCACAAGCATACCATATAATGTGAAGAGTGCAAGTTAGTGCGGACGCCGAGAGAATCGGGTCGGTCGGCAAATTCAAAGTGCTGCGGAATGAATGTGATCCGGACCGAGCTCCCCGAAGTTCTCATCATCGAGCCCAAGTTCTTCGGCGACGACCGTGGCTTCTTCGTCGAGAGCTATCAATTGACTCGTTACAACACATGCGGTATCATGCGACGCTTCGTGCAGGACAAGCTTCGTGCAGGACAACATGTCCCGTTCGCGTTACGGCGTGCTGCGGGGTCTGCATCTGCAAAATCCCATTACCCAGGGCAAACTAGCCGCCGTGCTGCGGGGCAAGGTGCTCGACGTCGCTGTCGACACCCGCGTCGGCAGCCCTAATTTCGGACGTCACGTTGCCGTCGAGTTGAGCGAGCAGAACCGGCGCCAGCTATGGGTTCCGCGCGGCTTCGCGCATGGTTTCCTGGTGCTCTCACAGGTCGCGGACTTTTTCTACAAATGCGATGATTTCTATAATCCGGAGCACGAGGTTTCGATCCGCTGGGACGACCCGGCGATCGGTATCAACTGGGGTATCGAAAAGCCGTCGCTCTCGGCCAAGGACGCGGACGCGCCGCTGCTTGCCGACATCAAAAACCTTCCATTGTATGGGCAAGTCTGATGCGGATACTGTTGACGGGAACCGGCGGGCAGGTCGGAGGTGCATTGCAATCACTCCTGGCTCGACGGGGCACAATCATCGCGCCTGACCTCAATAAGTTCGATCTGTCGAAGCCTGACAGACTCGTCAGGGCGCTCGACACGTTCCAGCCGGATCTCATCATCAACCCCGCGGCCTATACCGCCGTGGATCGCGCCGAGGACGAACGCGAGCTCGCATTCCGCATCAATGCCGGGGGACCCGAGGTGATCGCCAAATGGGCTGCAAAACGTTGCGTGCCGCTGGTGCATTTTTCCACAGACTACGTCTTCGATGGCTCTGGGAATGCGCCATGGCGCGAGGATAGCCCAACGGGGCCGTTGTCGGTCTACGGCGCGAGCAAGCTTGCCGGTGACACTGCCATTTGCGCAGCAGGCGGTCCGCATCTAATTGCACGTACCTCTTGGGTCTACGCCGCCAAGGGCGCCAACTTCCTACGCACCATCGCGCGGCTTGCGGCGGAGCGCAAAGAGCTACGCATCGTTGGTGACCAGATCGGCGCGCCGACCACTGCGAGAACGGTCGCCAACGCCATTGCGGATATCGCGCTGCCAAATCTGTCGAACCTGAATGAGCTCTTTGCGCGCAAAGGCGGCGTCGTCAATCTCGTCTGCGCCGGCGAGACAAGTTGGCATGGCTTTGCCAGCGCGATCGTCGCCGGCCTTAGGTCGCGCGGCCTAAGGCTCGAGGTGGAACGCGTCATTCCGATCGCCACGGCCGATTTCCCGACCAAGGCGATACGGCCCGGCAATTCGCGGCTCGACCTGTCGCGCCTGAAGAGACAGTTTGGAGTGACCACGCCGAATTGGCATGAGGCGTTACCGGTCGAGCTCGACGATTTCGTTGCCTTGCAAGAAAACGCAGCACGCGCCGAGCCGGCGCGCAGCTCCCGCACCGAGCCTATTCGTGATTGAACGGCGGATCAGCGAAGGGAGCGCGCAGCGGCTGAATGACGAAGAGGCGCCGCATCAGAACCCCAACGGCACGTCACGCGCCGATTCGAGATGATTGTAGCGAGGGGCGCGCGGCCCGGGCGGCCAGGCGAGGCCGCTGTAGGGAATCCCATCGCGTGAGAGCTGCGGATTGTAGGCAGGGTCCTCGTTGAGCCATTCACCCCAGCGCGCCCGAAGCAGATTAAGTTCATGCTCGAACCGGCCGCGCCGGTCGGCGCGATCATCCCGCCCGCGGCTGGCTGATTCGGCGTGAACCAACTTCGCATGCGGCGTGAAAACGATTCGCTTGCCCGCTTGGCGCAACCGCAAGCAATAGTCGACGTCATTGAAGGCGATCGCGAAGCGCGACTCGTCCATCCCGCCAACGGCAAGATAGTCTCTGCGTCTGGTGGCGAGGCAGGCCGCAGTCACGGCGCTGCATTCGTGCGCCACAAGGAGCTGATCGAGAAACCCGGGATCATCACCGAATCTATCGGTAAAAGCGTGAGTCGCCGCGAAATTCATTCCCAGGACGACACCGCCATGCTGAACGACGCCACCAGGCCAAGTCAGGAGCGCGCCGACCGCACCGACATCAGGCTCGGCAAGCCGCGTGAGCATCTCCTCGAGCCAGTCTTTGGAACTCGCCTCGATGTCGTTGTTGAGGAGACAGAGCACGTCACTGTCGAGTGTTGCTGCGGCGTGATTGTTCAGCCTCGCGAAATTGAAGGGACCTTCGACCCGCAAAGTCCGTACGCCGCGTCTCGCCAAGCCCGCAAGATAGGCGATCGTCTTGGGGTCGACACTGTCATTGTCGACAACGAGAATATCTGCGCGGCAGAACTCGACCGCCGGCGCGATGCTGTCGATACAGGTCCGCAAGAGCGGGAGACCGTCTCGGGTCGGGATGACCACTGTCACGCGCTGGTGCGGAATCGCTCGACCAATTCGAACCGCAGGAAACAGGTTAACTTGTTGCGGGGTTACATCGGCACTGACGGCACGTGCGTCGAGGTGCATTTGGCTCGCCGCGGCGAGCAGACGGCTGGCGTACGTTCGATCGAGGTTAGGAAGCGTCGCCAGAGCTCCCGGCAGATGAAGGATGTTGTCCTCACGTGGACCAGCGTGATCGAGCAAGCAGTTGAAGAGGCGGTAAAGATTGTCGGGACGGGTCTCAAGGCCGGCGAGCAGGGCGTCTCGTCGTACAGCAAACAGATGCGCACAATAGCCTTGCTCTAGCATCCTTTCGTAATCGAATGCAGGAAAGGCCAGCGGCCAGAGCCGGCCATCCTCGGCGAGAAAATCGAGGTCGCCGTACAAGGCGATCGCCTCCGGATAGGCGTCGAATGCTGCGGCAATGCGGGCCAGGGCATTCGGCTCGAGCACCACACCCGCCATCGCGATGACGACGTGATGTGAATCGGATGCGGCGCTGTCCAGAAACTCCAACAGAGCGTCGCTGTCGACGGACAGTAGCTCGCCGTCAATCACGCCTGCCGTCCAGCTTTCGTGGGTCTGAATCGAGAGCGCGGCGAGCGTCTGCTCCGCGCCGGGCGCGCCGGCGACGACGACCGCGAGCGAAAGGCCACTTG
It includes:
- the rfbD gene encoding dTDP-4-dehydrorhamnose reductase is translated as MRILLTGTGGQVGGALQSLLARRGTIIAPDLNKFDLSKPDRLVRALDTFQPDLIINPAAYTAVDRAEDERELAFRINAGGPEVIAKWAAKRCVPLVHFSTDYVFDGSGNAPWREDSPTGPLSVYGASKLAGDTAICAAGGPHLIARTSWVYAAKGANFLRTIARLAAERKELRIVGDQIGAPTTARTVANAIADIALPNLSNLNELFARKGGVVNLVCAGETSWHGFASAIVAGLRSRGLRLEVERVIPIATADFPTKAIRPGNSRLDLSRLKRQFGVTTPNWHEALPVELDDFVALQENAARAEPARSSRTEPIRD
- a CDS encoding glycosyltransferase family 2 protein, which gives rise to MSRLSRQPSERTIRPKLVSRLELARDGTLSGFVYDAQEPERRYSIEILLDGLVFSTTYADAFVPELAEQAHQASCGFAITIEPDLLRAARTLEARLANLGTPVGQSVNLESEGANRADLRKTCQLRWLGGLHFQGWIDSDSALFLEAIVDGEAVAQVNATAWTHVGEAAAHRNARAFDFHAPRRFADGRVHRVSLRREDGEPIPSTAVFVAFPDGLAGMIDALGGYGAERLRGQLYDQLIPASLPFSDYVNWCDRFPLPMPRASGLSLAVVVAGAPGAEQTLAALSIQTHESWTAGVIDGELLSVDSDALLEFLDSAASDSHHVVIAMAGVVLEPNALARIAAAFDAYPEAIALYGDLDFLAEDGRLWPLAFPAFDYERMLEQGYCAHLFAVRRDALLAGLETRPDNLYRLFNCLLDHAGPREDNILHLPGALATLPNLDRTYASRLLAAASQMHLDARAVSADVTPQQVNLFPAVRIGRAIPHQRVTVVIPTRDGLPLLRTCIDSIAPAVEFCRADILVVDNDSVDPKTIAYLAGLARRGVRTLRVEGPFNFARLNNHAAATLDSDVLCLLNNDIEASSKDWLEEMLTRLAEPDVGAVGALLTWPGGVVQHGGVVLGMNFAATHAFTDRFGDDPGFLDQLLVAHECSAVTAACLATRRRDYLAVGGMDESRFAIAFNDVDYCLRLRQAGKRIVFTPHAKLVHAESASRGRDDRADRRGRFEHELNLLRARWGEWLNEDPAYNPQLSRDGIPYSGLAWPPGPRAPRYNHLESARDVPLGF
- the rfbA gene encoding glucose-1-phosphate thymidylyltransferase RfbA, which produces MKGIILAGGTGSRLYPVTTVVSKQLLPVFDKPMIYYPLSTLMLGGIREILIISTPHDKALFERLLGDGSEIGLRFSYATQATPRGIADAFKVGRHFIGDDPVALVLGDNIFYGHNLPGMLTKASLRNKGATIFGYVVNTPEQYGVVELDQAGRALSIEEKPKQPKSNVAVTGLYFYDNDVLDIAACIKPSARGEIEITDVNEVYMERGDLYVDVLGRGFAWLDTGTHSSLVEASHFVQILEQRQGLRIACPEEIALRQGYITIQSFERVAAKTAKSSYGEYLQSVARAHRAD